TAGTTAAATGAGGCCAAATGAATTTTAGGTGAAAAGTTTCATCTCAAAAGATTTTGGTGCAATTAGTACTGGAGATTATATACTTTTATGACATGTTTACTTATAAATGAAAACGAATAATGATGAGAAGAGCCGAATATGGATAAAAAGAAAATCCATTAGTTATTTCATGCCTTCATTTTCAGATGCGACAATACTTAAAATTAATGAGAGTCACATGCtttttcatttcattaattGCTAATAAACGTATAAACAATATTATATGCAAATCCATTTTCTTAAGTAAacttgttttaaaaataaatttatgctttttcatttcattaattGCTAATAAACGTATGAAtataaacaatattatttgcAAATCCATTTTCTTAAGTAGacttgttttaaaaataaatttaaattacgTAATTTGATAACCAACAACAAAAAGATGCCTGAAAAATCAGCTCTCCGGCCAAACTACACCAACACTCTTACAATGCAAGATGACAACACAAAGGCAGTTAGGCAGTTGTAAGACCAATAAAACACAAGGGTATTCAAGTCATTTCAAAGGATGTCAGATGCAACTTATTACATGtcaaaacctaaaaacccttaTAAAACTAACACCACCGCTAGACCtcatcaaaacttcaaacaaaCTTCAGAAGTACAATCAAAGCAGAGCTGCAGCGGAGTAGAAGTAGagaaaacaaaacccagaagaaaaaaaagattaaaaaaaatcatgaggACTAGTAACCACTTGATTGGACTACTAAATTTCATAACTTTCCTCCTCTCGATCCCCATCCTGGGCGGAGGAATCTGGCTGAGCAGCCGCGCCAACAACACCGACTGCCTCAAGTTCCTCCAATGGCCGCTCATCGTCATAGGGGTCGCAATCATGGTGGTTTCTCTTGCTGGGTTCGCGGGTGCGTGCTACAGGAACACCTTTCTCATGTGGGCGTACCTATTCGTCATGTTCTTCATCATCGCCGCCCTCATCGGCTTCATCATCTTCGCCTACGCGGTCACCGACAAGGGCTCCGGCAAGCCGGTGATGAATAGAGCTTACTTGGACTACTACCTGCAGGACTATTCCGGCTGGCTGGAGGAGCGCGTGGCGGACAATAGCTACTGGGGGAAGATAGCCTCTTGTGTGAGGGACTCAAAAACCTGTAAAAAGATGGGGAGGACTATGAATGGTGTGCCTGAGACTGCTGACATGTTCTACAACAGAAAACTCAATCCTATCCAGGTATGTGAATTTAGGAACTTTATTTTTATGGTTATGTTCATATTAGTTGGAGATTTTTCATGCAAATAATAATTTAcactaaatttatttaaattacagAGATAGTCAAATTTGGGATCCAAAAGGGGAGCAAATAACAAACTTGACTAAAGTCAAGGCCTGTAATACTTGAAGTTTTAGTACTGTTTGAGTGATTATTTGATTTAGTGACACTTAATCTCAAGTTTTGACGGAGAGTAGTTGAATTAAAAATTTAGGGTTCTATTGCATGGGGCAAGGTTATTTCACTTCTGTTTTTAAAGTTGAAGTTGAAGATGATTAATTTGTGGGTTAGTGGTAGATCTGGTTATTGATGAGATCCTTCAAATTTGGTAGGGAAGTTTATGGCACATGGGCAGATACAATCTGACAACCAGGGGTGGGGTTTGAGGTTGAGTCCTCCATCTTGTTATATTATATTCATACCCATTAAACATTAATATATTATGGGATTCTTGTATTGTACCAATGGAAATTTGCCTTTTGTTGGccatcttttgttttgttttggtttttttattttcttgataaTGATGGAAAACCACCAACAAATAGAACAATAGTGCTCCCACCCACTTCGCTTATTTTGGGAATTAACgcgtttattttttattggtggcatataatttgatttataaattttgtttaaaaatttatGCTTCCTAGCATTATCCTATCTAATCATGTGattattgtaaaaaacaaaacttttgtAGAAAAATCGTGCTTTAATTGATCAGGGATTGAAATGGCTCATtttgtgataattttttttttctgttttaaaTATTTCTTTAGACAAAAAAGAATAACATTGTGTTTCTAAGCCCAAATCCATCAATTAAAATTTgg
This window of the Malus domestica chromosome 03, GDT2T_hap1 genome carries:
- the LOC103427184 gene encoding tetraspanin-3-like; protein product: MSDATYYMSKPKNPYKTNTTARPHQNFKQTSEVQSKQSCSGVEVEKTKPRRKKRLKKIMRTSNHLIGLLNFITFLLSIPILGGGIWLSSRANNTDCLKFLQWPLIVIGVAIMVVSLAGFAGACYRNTFLMWAYLFVMFFIIAALIGFIIFAYAVTDKGSGKPVMNRAYLDYYLQDYSGWLEERVADNSYWGKIASCVRDSKTCKKMGRTMNGVPETADMFYNRKLNPIQSGCCKPPTECGYSYVNETTWTAGGGLVGTNPDCTMWSNDQEQLCYSCNSCKAGVLASIKKSWRKVSVINIVVLIILVIFYVIGCAAFRNNRRMDNDEPYGQARMTKSRPSAFQL